The genomic stretch TTTTGTGAACTTTAATTATGGTAAGGTTAAATATTTCTGGAAATTATCTCTCAATTGTGAATTTAATGTTTAGCAAATGTAAAATAGGTTGAAAAATATCTGATTTTCGATCTGAATATGAACACAACGTTAAAAATGTGCCGGGGAAGTTTCTCATTTTCATAGTCTTATTGACAGAGGTATCTGTGAATACTATGAAATATTTTATGAAGCGATTTAACTATAACAATATCGAGGCTTTTGTTTTTAAACTTTGGATACGTGAGGTATCAGAGGAGAAAATCTCAGATAAAGAAAAGGAAGTTTTAAAGAAATGGAAGGTCCAGACAGATCAAGATCTGGATGAAACTTACCTGCAGGAATCTAAAGAAAGAGTATTGGCAGGTCTGGAACATTATTTTGTTCCTTATCAAAAAATAAAATATGGACATGATATTCAGAAGAATATCTACAAAATTGCAGCAGTCATTATTCTGCTTTTTACATTGGGAGGAATCTTTACTTACCATACATTCATTAAGCCGGATGTGTATCTTGCGGTATCAGAAAACCGGATTGTTCATCTTGCGGACGGGTCAGTAGTGACTTTATTACCCGGAGCAAAGCTTACAGTGGAAAAATCATTTCCTGCAACTACCAGAGTGGTGGATTTAAAAGGGGATGCTATATTTTCTGTAGCAAAATCAAAATCTCATCCTTTCATTGTGCATGCAGAAGGGTTCAGTACGAAAGTATTGGGAACGGTATTTAAAGTTTCCCAGTCCGGGAAGAAAAAAGCAGTAGATCTTTATGAAGGTAAGGTGGCTGTATCTTCTGCCGGAGTACCTGTTTCTTATTTGAAACCCAATCAGAAATGGACAAATCTTGGGGTGGCCCGTACAACAGCTATTATTTCATTCGCTGCTGACAAAACTTCAGGACAACAACATCCTAAACTATTGTCTTTAAGTTTTAACGATGTTCCTTTAAAAGAGGTAATTACAGTGTTGGAAGGTAATTACAGTACAAAAATTCATTACCCAAAAGAAGTAGAGGATAAAAAAATCACAGCAGATTTTACCGGAGGAACGGTCAGTGAAAATATTGAATCCCTTGCTTTTATCCTGGGGTTTGAAGTTCATAGAAATGATAATGTCTACATCCTGAAATAATCAACATCCAAAAATAAATAACCAGATAATCTTAATTAAAAGAGAACACTTACGTATGAAAAGTTTGAAATGTGGTTTTACCATAGCAGCCCTATTTTTCACTGTTGCAGCTGAAGCACAGGAATTGGTTCAGAAAGTTTCGTTTTCTGTTCCTGCAAATAGACCATTAATTGAAGTCTTGGAAGAATTAGCAGGGAAAACAGGAATGAGGCTGGCCTATTCAAAATATGATATTAAAGAGCTGAAGGTAAAAGGGGTAAAATGTGAAAATTCTACTATCAACAATTGCCTGAAAGATATTACCAACGGACTTCCTGTAGTATTCCGTTTACATGGAGATCTTATTTCAATAAAATATGAGAGTTTAAACACTGCCATACCGGGAAACGGGCGCATTTCAGGGAAAATAGTTGATGAAGTAGGAAATCCTGTGGTGGGAGCAGAAGTACATATTGTAGGAAAAACAACTGTAACGGATAATAATGGGGATTTCTCTGTTGATCTGCCTTCGGGACTTTATAATATGACGGTAAAAGCTCCTAAGTATAATACGCTTAGGGTAGAAAAGCTGTCAGTCATCAATAAAGAAACAAACACAGTTTCCTTTGCATTGAACAGGATTTCTGATAACATTACAGACATCAAAGAAGTAGTTGTTACGGCAACCCGTAAAGCAGATACTCAGGCAGGACTGTTAGCCCAACAAAAAAAAGCAGCCCAGATGAGTGATGGAATTTCTGCCGAACAGATTGCTAAAACACCAGATAATGATGTGGGTGGAACCCTGAAGAGAGTAACAGGAATTACAACCATAGATAATAAGTATGTTGTTGTAAGATCTATGGGAGAACGGTGGAATACCGCAGCTATGGATGGAATCAATCTGCCAAGTACTGAAGCCTATAATCAGAATTTTTCTTTCGATATTATTCCTACAGCAATGGTGGAAAGTGTTGTGGTAAGTAAATCTGCCACACCGGATATGAATGCCAATTTTGCAGGAGGTTTTGTGGAGGTACGAACTAAAGATATTCCTAATGAAAACTTTACCACCGTAAGTATGGGAACTTCTTATAATGATCAGTCAGCTTTCAAAGAATTTCTGACCCGTAAAAGAGGAAAATATGATTATTTCGGGTACGATGACGGAACAAGAGATTTTCCTCAGGGGCTTAAAGCTATGAACTGGAACAATCCTATGTTTTTCGAACAGTCCAGCCAATTCAGGAACGATAATTTTACAACTTATAAAACTAAAGGCGATATGGGTTCCAATTTACAGTTGGCATTAGGAAGAACCTACGCTCTTAAAAATAATAACAAATGGGGCTTTGCAGGAGCATTTATTCTCAGAAATGAACAGAATAAACTGGATATAGACCATACAGGAAGGGGAAGCTGGCTGGACACAACAGATTTTGCTTTTGATGCCAACGGAAAAATGCCTTTTTATAATTTTAAAAATAAGGGAGCATCTTATAATTATAATTCGACGGTGGCGGGAATGTTGAATTTTGGATTACAGCTGGGAAAGACCAGAATTTCATTCCGAAATTCCTACACTCACATCTATGATAATACCTTAACAAGAATTACAGGTTGGGATGAAAATACCAATGGTAGTGGTTCTCCTGCCAATGCAGAAGTAGCCTACAATTATTTTTACCATGGAATAATTCCCAATAATGATCCTACAAAAATTCCATCTTTAGATAAACCTTTTACAGAGAATACGGTTTATCCTGTTTATCAGATGTTTTTACAAAATAAGCTGGAAGGAAATCATAGGTTCGCCAATATGGAAATCAACTGGTTTGCAGCCAGAACGGGAGTTTCATCAGATACTAAGGATTATACCCAGCACAGGACTTTATACAAATTTGTAGGGCTTGAAATCATGAATTATCACGTAGCCAATAATTCTGCAAGTGATTTTGCAAGAGGATATATTGCGAGCAAAGAAACAGACTATAATTATGGAGCTTCCTTTAAATGGAATCTTGATAAAGGAAAATTTAAAAATGATATTAAAATAGGATATGCCGGAGCTTCAAAGACGAACACAAATCAACAGCAGAAATTTTTATTGAGGGTAGATGGAAACAGGAACGTTCCGAATCCGAAATTTATGGAAATGTATGGATCTCTTGCTGATTGGTTTGATGGGTCTCATTATGTACCGGGAGGAATTGGATGGGAAACCAGACCATTGTACATGGATGATGGTAAATATGAAGGTGAGGTTGAGCAGCATGCTGCGTATGTCATGTTTGATAACCGTTGGAACAATAGATTCAGGTTAGTTTGGGGATTACGTGCTGAATATTTTCAATATCATCTTATTTCTCAGCAAATTGAATCTAAAAATGACTCTAATAATTTTACCAAAACAGGGGTTGATGATCGACCATGGCAATGGATGCCTTCTGCCAACTTTACCTATAGTCCCACCAATAAGATCAATCTAAGACTTGCTTACAACAAGACTGTTATTCGTCCTCAGTTTAATGAGAGAACCGGATTACCTTATTTTGACCCCATAGCTAATGGACAGATTTTCAATACACAGATGGTATCATCGACGGTTAATAACTATGATTTTAAATTTGAATGGTTTCCAGGGCTGGGTGAAATATTTTCTGCCGGATTATATTATAAGGATATCGACAGGCCTATTGAGCGTGAGGGCCGTCTTTCCAATGATGGAAACTTATCCCTGTACAATGGGAATTCAAAAAATGCAAAGCTGAAAGGAGTAGAAGTAGAAGTGCGGAAAAATCTCGGATTTATTGCTGAAGGATCATTATTTAAAAAACTTTTTATAAGTGGAAATTTCACCTACAATTCAACGAAAGTAATCGCTTTTAAAGATCAGTATAACACAGGAGAAAACAGTGAAACGTATGAGGTCGACAGACCTCTTTACGGGCAAACCCCTTATGCTTATAACGTAGGGCTGATGTATGACGGAGAAAGACTAGGGTTCAATTTTTTGTACAATGCAAAAGGAGATCAGTACATGACAGTAGGGTATTCTTATAATGCTGAAGAGATTCAGCGCCCTTATGCTGTAGCAGACGCACAGATCTCATATAAACTTTTAAGAAACCGAAATCTGGAAGTGAAGCTGAACGTAAGGAATATCTTCAACAGGGTAAAGGAATATTATAACAACTTTAATTCTTATTTAGGGCATACTGACAATACAGGAAATAAGACTGCCAGAGAATTGCAGCAAATTGTACCCGGCGCCACGAACAGATATGATAAAGATATTGATAAAATCCTATTTCGTGCTTACAGCGGAAGAATATTCGGACTAAGTATCAACTATACATTTTAATGGGCATTGAACGCATAAAGAAAACCAATAAAACTCATTAAGAAATGAAAAAATTACTATTAATTGGGATAATGTTATTCTCCCTTATAACGTGTCAAAAAGATGACTTAGCTGATTCTTCTGCTCCTTTCGAAATGAAGTCTGCTTCAGCAGAATATATTACAGCTTCTGCACTTCCTGTAACTAAAGTAAACGGTCATATTACTTCCAATACAACATGGAGCGGAATCATAGAAATTGATGGTACTGTAGCTGTTAAAAACGGAGCAACACTTACCATTCAACCGGGAACCTTTATCAAAGCAAAGCCCAATGCAATAGGAGAAGGTCCGGGACTCCTTGTGATTACCAAAACAGGTAAAATCAATGCAGTGGGAACAGAGACCCAGCCTATTGTTTTTACCAGCTATAATTTGCTGGATGGTAATGAAGATACCATACCTCATGGTGGTGACTTTGCCGGTGTTATGATTCTGGGGGACGCTTGGACTAACGTACCTTCCACAACAACTATTGATGGACTTTTCGGGCCTGATTACTATTACGGAGGTACCAACAATAATCATAATGGAGGAATGATGAAATATGTACGTATTGAATTTGGTGGAGCGGATATCCTACCTGGCTTGATTCATGAAGTTTCTTCCCTTGTGCTGGCAGGAGTTGGAAGCGGAACTATATTAGACCATATTCAGGTATCTCATGCACAGGACGATTCATTCGAATTCTATGGAGGAAATGTGAATGCTTCCAATTTGATTTCCTTCGCTGCTGAAGATGATCATTTCGATTGTATTCTCGGATATACGGGAACTATTACCTGTGCACTTGGCTTGGCAGATTATAATTCGCCACATAGGGTGCTTGGAGGGTCTTATGATTCCCAGGGAATAGAGGTAGAAAATAATATTCATGGTACGGCTACAACCTTAATTACTCATCCTACCTTCAATAATCTTAGTATTATAGGAGTCTGGAAAGAACCGTTTAGTAAAATGTATGCTAATGGAATCTATATCAGAAGGAATGGAAGGTTAACACTGAACAATGCATTGATTACAGGTTACCCTACGGGAATTAAAATAGAGGGAACAGGTTCAGAGCTTTCTGCAAATTCTGATTACAGCAGTACCCGGATACATGCATTCAATCTTGCTGCTATGGGAGCAGGAACAGCTGGAATTCCTGCTTCAAACCTACTTATTGCGGCCACTTCGCCTACCTGGGGAATGACTCAGCCTTTTTTCAATGAAGGAGCATGGAATGTTGCCCCTAGAGATTGTGGAAACTTTAGAGGAACGTGGACAAAATATGACTTCTCTATTTTAGAATAATGAATAAAGTGCTGGAAATGCAGAACTTCCGGCTTTTGTAAAATAAAAGAGCTCTACATATAGATGTGTACAGGTTTCGGAATCCTGAAAAATGACCCGGAATAATACTGATGATGCGCACAACAGTACCTAGTCAATCAAATCCGGACGCTATTATCTTTTCCCGGAAAATAGTCGATAAAAAGGGAACTCAGACAGTTCAGCTCCTCCTGATCTGTAGGATGGAAACAATAACCAAATCGCAGAAATATAGAGGCGGATATTTCTGAATATTAAAATTTCCGGTCATAAAAATAAATCACCGGATCTATCAAAAATTATAACAATGAAAAGATTAACTCTAATTGCAGCTGCTGCATTATCTCTTACAGCTTGTCAAAACGATCATTTAGCAGATTCTTCAACTCCTTTTGAAATGAAACCTACTTCAGCGGAGTATCTTACAGCTTCTGCACTTCCTGTTACTAAAGTCAGTGGACCTATCACTTCAAATACAACATGGAGTGGAGTCATAGAAATTGATGGTACTGTAGCCGTTAAAGACGGAGCAACACTTACTATTCAGCCTGGAACATTTATCAAAGCAAAACCTAATGCAATAGGAGAAGGGTCAGGAATCCTGGTGATTACCAAAACAGGTAAAATCAATGCTACAGGTACTGAATCCCAGCCCATTGTTTTTACAAGTTACAGACTTTTAGATGGAGATGAGGATACTACAGCTACTCCGGGAGATTTTGGAGGAGTAATCCTTCTAGGTGATGCTCCTACCAACGTACCTTTTACAACAACAATTGAAGGATTAACCGGAAGTGATTATTATTTCGGAGGAACTAACCCTTCTCATAATGCAGGAACATTGAAATATGTACGTATTGAGTTTGCAGGTTATGATTTTGTAGGGGCTAACTCTGGTAACGAAGTAAATGCATTATCATTAGGAGGAGTTGGAAATGGAACTACTTTAGATCATATCCAGGTATCTTACGGTCAGGATGATTCTTTTGAGTTTTTCGGAGGAACTGTTAATGCTTCCAACCTGATTTCTTTTGCTGCAGAAGATGATAATTTTGATTTTGATAATGGGTATACAGGAACTATTACATGTGCTCTTTCTTTAGCTGATTACAATTCAGCACACACTGTAAGCGGTGGCAGCCCGGATTCTAATGGTATTGAGCTTGATAATAATGCAACAGGGACAGCTACTTCTTTAATCACAAATCCTACCATTAATAATCTTACCATCGTAGGCCCTAAATTCGGTGCTGCAGGACAAGGTGCAGCTTACGAAAATGGGATCCACATCAGAAGATATGGTAAACTAACTTTAAATAATGTTGTTGTAACAGGATATCCTACCGGAATCAGAGTAGAAGGTACAGGATCTGAACTTTCTTCAGCTTCTAATTTAGCTTCCATTCAGGTTCACGGATTTACAACTTCTGTGATAGGAACTGGTACAGCAGGAATCCCGGCAGCTAACCTTCTTACAGGAAGTACTGCTGCATTATGGGGAATGAGCCAGCCATTCTTTAACGAAGGCAGCTGGAATGTATCTCCAAGAAACTGTGGTGGGTTCCAGGGAGGCTGGACAAAATATAATTTTGCCATTGTAAACTAAAAACTATAAAAGCAAGGAACGGCTTAGGTTGATTCCTTGCTTTCTTTTTATTTTAAAATATTAATAATC from Chryseobacterium indologenes encodes the following:
- a CDS encoding FecR family protein, with the protein product MKRFNYNNIEAFVFKLWIREVSEEKISDKEKEVLKKWKVQTDQDLDETYLQESKERVLAGLEHYFVPYQKIKYGHDIQKNIYKIAAVIILLFTLGGIFTYHTFIKPDVYLAVSENRIVHLADGSVVTLLPGAKLTVEKSFPATTRVVDLKGDAIFSVAKSKSHPFIVHAEGFSTKVLGTVFKVSQSGKKKAVDLYEGKVAVSSAGVPVSYLKPNQKWTNLGVARTTAIISFAADKTSGQQHPKLLSLSFNDVPLKEVITVLEGNYSTKIHYPKEVEDKKITADFTGGTVSENIESLAFILGFEVHRNDNVYILK
- a CDS encoding TonB-dependent receptor — translated: MKSLKCGFTIAALFFTVAAEAQELVQKVSFSVPANRPLIEVLEELAGKTGMRLAYSKYDIKELKVKGVKCENSTINNCLKDITNGLPVVFRLHGDLISIKYESLNTAIPGNGRISGKIVDEVGNPVVGAEVHIVGKTTVTDNNGDFSVDLPSGLYNMTVKAPKYNTLRVEKLSVINKETNTVSFALNRISDNITDIKEVVVTATRKADTQAGLLAQQKKAAQMSDGISAEQIAKTPDNDVGGTLKRVTGITTIDNKYVVVRSMGERWNTAAMDGINLPSTEAYNQNFSFDIIPTAMVESVVVSKSATPDMNANFAGGFVEVRTKDIPNENFTTVSMGTSYNDQSAFKEFLTRKRGKYDYFGYDDGTRDFPQGLKAMNWNNPMFFEQSSQFRNDNFTTYKTKGDMGSNLQLALGRTYALKNNNKWGFAGAFILRNEQNKLDIDHTGRGSWLDTTDFAFDANGKMPFYNFKNKGASYNYNSTVAGMLNFGLQLGKTRISFRNSYTHIYDNTLTRITGWDENTNGSGSPANAEVAYNYFYHGIIPNNDPTKIPSLDKPFTENTVYPVYQMFLQNKLEGNHRFANMEINWFAARTGVSSDTKDYTQHRTLYKFVGLEIMNYHVANNSASDFARGYIASKETDYNYGASFKWNLDKGKFKNDIKIGYAGASKTNTNQQQKFLLRVDGNRNVPNPKFMEMYGSLADWFDGSHYVPGGIGWETRPLYMDDGKYEGEVEQHAAYVMFDNRWNNRFRLVWGLRAEYFQYHLISQQIESKNDSNNFTKTGVDDRPWQWMPSANFTYSPTNKINLRLAYNKTVIRPQFNERTGLPYFDPIANGQIFNTQMVSSTVNNYDFKFEWFPGLGEIFSAGLYYKDIDRPIEREGRLSNDGNLSLYNGNSKNAKLKGVEVEVRKNLGFIAEGSLFKKLFISGNFTYNSTKVIAFKDQYNTGENSETYEVDRPLYGQTPYAYNVGLMYDGERLGFNFLYNAKGDQYMTVGYSYNAEEIQRPYAVADAQISYKLLRNRNLEVKLNVRNIFNRVKEYYNNFNSYLGHTDNTGNKTARELQQIVPGATNRYDKDIDKILFRAYSGRIFGLSINYTF